From Pithys albifrons albifrons isolate INPA30051 chromosome 27, PitAlb_v1, whole genome shotgun sequence, one genomic window encodes:
- the NFILZ gene encoding NFIL3 like protein, whose translation MEHLLAPLSFAGDLSVPLGRAGGTSRRKREFMPDHKKDTTYWEKRRKNNEAAKRSREKRRLNDVAMEGRLAALSRENAALRTELLALKLRFGLLSPGSAPSQGCSHGGYLRGHRGEPCGSCFAAQKSFVPAVVEPPDLSCRSFASPRSVLGCDSTLLAMDTPGLQQPRRLNASFGSTVCSPFLSYHCPDRHPFPWHWSGTSCFLCPSPSAAEGSKESSTTVSDEDDEQQVPKTCPLPPCSLPCPSEGALRGRSCSALPHKLRIKSKTLSTLEEGGLDSH comes from the coding sequence ATGGAGCACCTCCTGGCCCCGCTGAGCTTCGCCGGGGACCTGTCCGTGCCGCTGGGCAGGGCGGGGGGCACCTCCCGCCGCAAAAGGGAGTTCATGCCCGACCACAAGAAGGACACCACGTACTGGGAGAAGCGGCGCAAGAACAACGAGGCGGCGAAGCGCTCGCGGGAGAAGCGGCGCCTCAACGACGTGGCCATGGAGGGCCGCCTGGCCGCGCTCAGCCGCGAGAACGCCGCGCTCCGCACCGAGCTGCTCGCCCTCAAGCTGCGCTTCGGGCTCCTCAGCCCGGGCAGTgccccctcccagggctgctcccacgGGGGCTACctcagagggcacaggggggaGCCCTGCGGGTCCTGCTTCGCGGCGCAGAAGAGCTTCGTGCCCGCCGTGGTGGAGCCGCCTGACCTCTCCTGCAGAAGCTTTGCTTCGCCCAGGAGCGTCCTTGGCTGTGACTCAACGCTCCTTGCCATGGACACACCTGGCCTTCAGCAGCCCAGAAGGCTCAATGCCTCCTTTGGCTCCACGGTTTGCTCCCCATTCCTCAGTTACCACTGCCCAGACAGACACCCCTTCCCCTGGCACTGGTCGGGCACCTCCTGCTTCTTGTGCCCTTCCCCCAGCGCCGCCGAGGGCAGCAAAGAAAGCAGCACAACTGTGTCAGATGAAGATGATGAGCAACAAGTGCCCAAGAcgtgtcccctccctccctgcagcctgccctgcccttcagAGGGTGCCCTGAGGGGcagaagctgctctgccctccctcacaAGCTCAGGATTAAGAGCAAAACCCTCAGCACTTTGGAGGAGGGTGGGCTGGACTCACACTGA